From the genome of Blastocatellia bacterium, one region includes:
- a CDS encoding VWA domain-containing protein: protein MDSTEKEITRKLKKHLKGITAATLDVLAKRLGVLPAERMLLTTDIGISLATLNLRAAVEMMKASPEVSRLIDASDMRIWGEIGKRLSATSAEAAATFFQSSAAVIDTIPEDLRSPVLRLVNKQAALSANTAMDSFRSAPQIIRAINEVEMAAQMLTISLELARHSVKHSHDLFVAAPQVLSQIKVSGDESLVRRALTLTASFAYRSGGTAAEFFADLPAVFSSAERQPVEKLFTITESYLDRSGGVALQYFKAASRVLTIAGIDSFERWTDLAKRVALQGNAASYHFMKQSPQIIAELGARARANRRAEVIAGVLQVVEEIADRNTAAAVECFKASPVALSAASLGQFREWARRGIERSTDNPRRVQAYYALESKASQEALFKIEGGLTLDAVSHTLRLYVEGLTGRVLTIASLSAIPDESRIGDGKTIYLPSVVAEFEEERENFRLFKVLAAHGAGQIEFQTYSIDAPDTLAAMAETQSAFAGRRPRDRKSEGKEKKGEGKKSKKSPGHPQSAPEVNFLTVLSEYPNAELALRLFTTIENGRIDFLLRQTYRGIRRDLDFVRQRLRERRPHIEDIPAHFVPFELLFQAAICGGATDAMRRAYPTVVRDIEAILGYYIFRTDATVADSLMATRQIYELFTEQPAQGDTQNDQPDDGGSGETQGESAVPDTGESSADQQQVEAREDPFSFWSSNQTQEVAPDSELLQHLSGGETVEQDLQKGDTAFYYDEWDRELGDYRSRWCRVIQRSGTRGGRSFVELVRSRYAGVISSIRYQFQLLRPENLRRIRGEVDGEDFDLQAVIDYALDKRSTGLIDDRLYTRKLRRERDVAVSFLLDMSSSTARTISRNPSYHYTQPGQRIIDIEKEGLVLMSEALEAVGDIYSIQGFTSEGRRNVKFYVVKDFSERYSADVEKRIGGITYQNNTRLGAAIRHAAARLSAQEARTKLLIVLSDGRPYDHDYGDSRYAREDTRIALRQARIDGVVPFCITIDRESEDQLRDMYGEVGYTIIDDVLSLPERLPGIYSRLTT from the coding sequence ATGGATTCGACAGAAAAAGAGATCACGCGAAAGCTCAAAAAGCACCTCAAAGGCATCACCGCCGCGACGCTCGACGTGCTGGCCAAGCGGCTCGGTGTGCTGCCCGCCGAACGCATGCTGCTGACCACCGACATCGGCATCTCGCTTGCGACCTTAAACCTGCGCGCGGCGGTGGAGATGATGAAGGCCTCGCCCGAAGTCTCGCGGCTGATTGATGCCTCGGACATGCGTATCTGGGGCGAGATCGGCAAGCGGCTGTCGGCGACCAGTGCCGAAGCCGCCGCCACCTTCTTTCAATCAAGCGCCGCCGTCATAGACACCATTCCCGAAGACCTGCGCTCGCCCGTCCTGCGGCTGGTGAATAAACAGGCGGCGCTCTCTGCGAACACCGCGATGGACAGCTTTAGAAGCGCGCCGCAGATCATCCGGGCGATTAATGAGGTGGAGATGGCGGCGCAGATGCTGACCATCTCGCTTGAGCTGGCCCGCCATTCGGTCAAGCACAGCCATGACCTTTTCGTCGCCGCGCCGCAAGTGCTGTCGCAGATCAAAGTCAGCGGCGATGAATCACTGGTGCGTCGCGCACTGACCCTGACGGCGTCATTCGCCTACAGGTCGGGCGGCACCGCGGCAGAGTTCTTCGCCGACCTGCCGGCGGTCTTCAGTTCCGCCGAGCGCCAGCCCGTCGAGAAGCTCTTTACCATCACCGAGTCGTACCTGGATCGCAGCGGCGGCGTCGCTTTGCAATACTTCAAAGCGGCCAGCCGCGTCCTGACCATCGCCGGCATTGACTCATTCGAGCGCTGGACTGATCTGGCCAAACGCGTTGCCCTGCAAGGCAACGCCGCCAGTTATCACTTCATGAAGCAAAGCCCGCAGATCATCGCCGAGCTTGGCGCCCGCGCTCGCGCCAACCGGCGGGCCGAAGTCATTGCCGGCGTCCTGCAAGTGGTCGAAGAGATCGCCGACCGCAACACCGCCGCGGCGGTCGAATGCTTCAAGGCGAGCCCGGTTGCTTTGAGCGCCGCCTCGCTCGGCCAGTTCCGCGAATGGGCGCGGCGCGGCATCGAGCGCAGCACAGACAACCCGCGGCGCGTCCAGGCGTATTACGCCCTCGAATCAAAAGCCAGCCAGGAGGCGCTGTTTAAGATCGAAGGCGGCCTGACGCTCGATGCCGTATCGCACACGTTGCGCCTTTATGTCGAAGGCTTGACGGGGCGCGTGCTCACCATCGCGTCGCTGTCGGCAATTCCTGACGAATCGCGGATCGGTGACGGCAAGACGATCTATCTGCCATCGGTGGTCGCCGAGTTCGAGGAAGAGCGCGAAAACTTCCGCTTGTTCAAAGTTCTGGCCGCGCATGGCGCCGGGCAGATCGAGTTTCAAACCTACTCGATAGACGCGCCCGACACCCTCGCGGCGATGGCTGAAACGCAATCGGCTTTCGCGGGCCGCCGGCCCAGAGATCGGAAGTCAGAAGGCAAGGAGAAAAAGGGCGAGGGCAAAAAGTCGAAGAAGAGTCCGGGCCATCCGCAATCCGCACCCGAAGTGAATTTCCTCACCGTGCTTTCAGAGTATCCGAATGCCGAGCTGGCGTTGCGGTTGTTCACGACGATTGAAAATGGGCGCATCGATTTCCTGCTGCGGCAGACCTACCGCGGCATCCGGCGCGACCTCGATTTCGTGCGCCAGCGTTTGCGCGAGCGCCGCCCGCACATTGAAGACATCCCGGCGCACTTCGTCCCCTTCGAGCTGCTCTTTCAAGCGGCGATCTGCGGCGGCGCGACCGACGCGATGCGCCGCGCTTACCCGACGGTCGTGCGTGACATTGAAGCTATTCTCGGCTATTACATCTTTCGCACGGATGCCACGGTCGCTGATTCGCTGATGGCGACGCGGCAGATTTACGAGCTATTCACTGAGCAGCCGGCGCAGGGCGACACGCAAAACGATCAGCCAGACGATGGCGGCAGCGGCGAGACTCAGGGCGAGTCCGCCGTACCCGATACCGGCGAATCATCCGCCGACCAGCAACAAGTCGAAGCCCGCGAAGACCCTTTCAGTTTCTGGTCGAGCAACCAGACGCAAGAGGTCGCGCCCGACAGCGAGCTGCTGCAACACCTGAGCGGCGGCGAAACCGTCGAGCAGGATTTGCAGAAAGGCGACACGGCGTTTTACTACGATGAGTGGGATCGCGAGCTTGGCGATTATCGTTCGCGCTGGTGCCGCGTCATTCAACGCAGCGGCACGCGCGGCGGTCGCAGTTTCGTCGAGCTCGTCCGCAGTCGCTATGCCGGTGTCATCTCATCGATCCGCTATCAATTTCAATTGCTGCGCCCCGAAAACCTGCGGCGCATTCGCGGCGAGGTGGACGGCGAAGATTTCGACCTGCAAGCGGTGATTGACTACGCTCTGGACAAGCGCAGCACAGGCTTGATCGATGATCGGCTCTACACGCGCAAGCTGCGGCGCGAGCGCGACGTGGCCGTGTCATTCCTGCTCGATATGTCAAGCTCGACGGCGCGCACCATCAGCCGCAATCCGAGCTATCATTACACACAGCCCGGCCAGCGCATCATCGATATCGAGAAAGAGGGACTGGTGCTGATGAGCGAAGCGCTGGAAGCCGTTGGCGACATCTATTCGATTCAGGGCTTCACCAGCGAAGGCCGGCGCAACGTCAAGTTTTATGTCGTCAAAGATTTCAGCGAGCGCTATTCGGCGGATGTCGAGAAGCGCATCGGCGGCATTACCTATCAAAACAACACGCGGCTGGGAGCGGCCATCCGTCACGCTGCCGCCCGGCTCTCGGCCCAGGAAGCGCGCACCAAGCTGTTAATCGTGCTGTCGGATGGCAGACCCTATGATCACGACTATGGCGACAGCCGCTATGCGCGCGAAGATACGCGAATCGCCTTGCGGCAGGCGCGCATTGATGGCGTCGTGCCCTTCTGCATCACCATAGACCGCGAGAGCGAAGACCAGTTGCGTGATATGTACGGCGAGGTGGGCTACACGATCATCGACGACGTGTTGAGCTTGCCGGAACGCTTGCCGGGGATTTATAGCCGTCTGACGACATAG